The following proteins are co-located in the Streptomyces sp. DT2A-34 genome:
- a CDS encoding Gfo/Idh/MocA family protein produces the protein MAEQSVRWGILATGGIAAAFTADLIDLPDAEVVAVASRSQDSADAFAERFGIPRAYGDWDALAQDGDIDVVYVATPHSAHRAAAGLCLEAGHNVLCEKAFTLNAREAEELVALAKARGSFLMEAMWMYCNPLIRRLKALVDDGAIGEVRHVQADFGLAGPFPPSHRLRDPAQGGGALLDLGVYPVSFAQLLLGEPSDVAARAMLSAEGVDLQTGAVLSWDSGALASVHCSIVGGTATAASVTGSGGRIDVPSGFFFPDRFVLHRDGRDPEEFTADPADGPRNSLRHEAAEVMRALRAGETESPLVPLDGTLAVMRTLDAVRGRIGVRYPGEAADEDSGEDLAPALTPA, from the coding sequence ATGGCCGAGCAGAGCGTGCGGTGGGGGATCCTGGCGACCGGCGGGATCGCCGCCGCGTTCACGGCGGATCTGATCGATCTGCCGGACGCGGAGGTCGTGGCGGTGGCCTCACGGAGCCAGGACTCCGCGGACGCGTTCGCGGAGCGGTTCGGGATACCGCGGGCGTACGGCGACTGGGACGCGCTCGCCCAGGACGGCGACATCGATGTCGTGTACGTCGCCACCCCGCACTCGGCGCACCGGGCGGCCGCCGGGCTGTGTCTGGAGGCCGGGCACAACGTGCTGTGCGAGAAGGCGTTCACGCTGAACGCGCGGGAGGCCGAGGAACTGGTCGCGCTGGCGAAGGCGCGCGGCAGCTTCCTGATGGAAGCCATGTGGATGTACTGCAACCCGCTGATCCGGCGGCTCAAGGCGCTGGTGGACGACGGCGCGATCGGTGAAGTGCGCCATGTTCAGGCCGACTTCGGGCTGGCCGGGCCCTTCCCGCCCTCGCACCGGCTGCGGGACCCGGCGCAGGGCGGGGGCGCGCTGCTGGACCTCGGCGTGTACCCGGTCTCCTTCGCCCAGCTGCTGCTCGGGGAGCCGTCGGACGTGGCGGCGCGCGCGATGCTGTCGGCGGAGGGCGTCGATCTGCAGACGGGCGCTGTGCTCTCCTGGGACAGCGGCGCCCTCGCCTCGGTGCACTGTTCCATCGTCGGCGGTACGGCGACCGCCGCGTCGGTCACCGGCTCGGGCGGCCGGATCGACGTGCCGAGCGGCTTCTTCTTCCCGGACCGCTTCGTCCTGCACCGCGACGGCCGTGACCCCGAGGAGTTCACGGCCGACCCGGCCGACGGGCCCCGCAACAGCCTGCGGCACGAGGCCGCCGAGGTGATGCGGGCCCTGCGCGCCGGCGAGACCGAGTCGCCGCTGGTCCCGCTCGACGGCACGCTGGCCGTGATGCGGACGCTCGACGCGGTCCGGGGCCGCATCGGCGTCCGCTACCCGGGCGAGGCGGCCGACGAGGATTCCGGCGAGGACCTCGCGCCCGCGCTCACACCGGCGTGA